From a single Prochlorococcus sp. MIT 0603 genomic region:
- a CDS encoding thioredoxin family protein — translation MLSVIKYSSEDCGTCHRMSHYDASVTIEMNLEFIDVPMQDTNQYRKYRRILISKYPNKEGMGWPTYLIVEEPLADFKIIGEIKGGMSKGEFRENLNDIINTSNL, via the coding sequence ATGTTGTCTGTAATTAAGTACAGTTCTGAGGACTGTGGCACTTGCCACCGTATGAGTCATTATGATGCATCAGTAACCATAGAGATGAATCTTGAATTTATTGATGTTCCTATGCAGGATACTAATCAATACAGAAAGTATAGAAGAATACTAATATCTAAATATCCAAACAAAGAAGGAATGGGATGGCCCACATATTTAATTGTTGAGGAACCTTTGGCTGACTTTAAAATAATAGGAGAGATTAAAGGAGGAATGTCAAAAGGTGAATTTAGAGAGAATTTAAATGATATTATTAATACTAGTAATTTATAA
- a CDS encoding DUF2949 domain-containing protein, whose protein sequence is MIYTSYKRNPPSEYFCNYLKKEFSLNDKAINLCIKHSQLENAPISIILWNFGLITLKQYQLLIDWIHQNKKD, encoded by the coding sequence ATGATTTATACAAGCTACAAAAGAAATCCTCCTTCAGAGTACTTTTGTAATTACTTAAAAAAGGAATTTTCATTAAACGATAAAGCAATTAATTTATGTATTAAACATAGTCAGTTAGAAAATGCGCCCATATCAATAATTCTATGGAACTTTGGTCTCATTACCCTCAAACAATATCAACTACTTATTGATTGGATTCATCAGAATAAAAAAGATTGA
- the dapB gene encoding 4-hydroxy-tetrahydrodipicolinate reductase, translating to MHLDTNQKTPVLVAGALGKMGSEVIKAICKSSDCKLIGAIDNNENEQGKDIGIALGINELEIPITSDLEGSLCLASQTYRDATTGNGAVLVDFTHPNVVYDHVRAAIAYGVNPVIGTTGLTSIQIKELSDFAEKSSIGTAIIPNFSVGMVLLQQAVVAASGFYDHVELIESHHNQKADAPSGTCIKTAELAEELSKTFNDSNVKEHESLKGCRGGLSKNGIRIHSIRLPGIVAQQQVIFGSSGETYTLCHNTIDRSAYMPGVLLVISKVRRLESLVYGLEKLL from the coding sequence ATGCATTTAGATACCAATCAAAAAACACCAGTTCTTGTTGCTGGAGCTCTAGGTAAAATGGGGTCTGAGGTGATTAAAGCAATTTGCAAATCTAGTGACTGTAAATTAATTGGGGCAATAGATAATAATGAGAATGAACAAGGGAAGGATATTGGTATTGCATTAGGTATAAATGAGTTGGAGATTCCTATAACATCTGATTTAGAAGGTTCATTGTGCTTAGCAAGCCAAACATATAGAGATGCAACTACTGGAAATGGTGCTGTATTAGTTGATTTTACTCATCCAAATGTCGTTTATGATCATGTTAGAGCTGCAATAGCTTATGGAGTAAATCCTGTAATAGGTACCACAGGCCTTACTTCTATCCAAATTAAAGAATTGAGTGATTTTGCAGAAAAGTCATCAATTGGAACTGCAATTATACCTAATTTTTCAGTAGGTATGGTCTTATTACAGCAAGCAGTCGTTGCAGCATCTGGTTTTTATGATCATGTTGAATTAATAGAATCCCATCACAATCAAAAGGCAGATGCACCAAGCGGTACATGTATAAAAACAGCAGAATTAGCAGAAGAACTAAGTAAGACTTTTAATGATTCAAACGTAAAAGAACATGAATCATTAAAAGGCTGTAGAGGTGGTTTAAGTAAAAATGGTATTCGAATCCATTCAATTCGTCTTCCAGGCATAGTTGCTCAACAACAAGTTATATTTGGTTCTTCTGGAGAGACATATACGTTATGCCATAACACCATTGATAGATCAGCCTATATGCCAGGAGTCTTGCTTGTTATTAGTAAAGTTAGAAGATTAGAGTCTCTAGTTTATGGGCTCGAAAAGCTTCTCTGA
- a CDS encoding DUF2103 domain-containing protein, giving the protein MAVFKMRLGRLVLTHSSYVEGLISLLKKIVNDKNIKTITPGAITRVKGKSVSFKLVISREVKGGYKLNARKGRSAQEVYILTDYSKIELTEKIESLLN; this is encoded by the coding sequence ATGGCAGTTTTTAAAATGAGATTGGGACGGTTAGTTCTTACTCATAGCAGCTACGTAGAAGGGTTAATATCCCTCCTCAAAAAGATAGTCAATGATAAAAATATTAAGACCATAACACCAGGTGCTATAACAAGAGTCAAAGGTAAGTCTGTTAGCTTTAAATTAGTAATATCTAGGGAAGTGAAGGGGGGGTATAAACTTAATGCTAGAAAAGGAAGATCAGCTCAAGAAGTCTATATTCTTACTGATTACTCAAAGATTGAATTAACTGAAAAGATAGAAAGTCTTCTTAACTAA
- the psb29 gene encoding photosystem II biogenesis protein Psp29, which translates to MSERKTISESKQIFHKEFPYVIPSIYRKVIDEYLVELNLVSNQKEFVQDGIFSYGLKSSFENFTKGYQPSNHLKEIMISLCKSCNIDFQRMEDYSAAIETINKDCSIIDMLNSNHEEAPSSQKGINIKDLIYKGNYYSRLHSIGLYELTNKTEGNKEKDRENCSKALTKLGFSESRANKDLIQYQANTKKIKEAIELFKIIDNEAKKRKEGN; encoded by the coding sequence TTGAGTGAACGTAAAACCATCTCTGAAAGCAAGCAGATCTTCCATAAGGAGTTTCCTTATGTAATACCTTCTATATACAGAAAAGTAATAGATGAATACCTAGTTGAATTGAACTTAGTTAGCAATCAAAAAGAATTTGTACAGGATGGCATCTTTTCCTATGGATTAAAGTCATCATTTGAAAACTTCACAAAAGGCTACCAACCTTCTAATCATTTAAAGGAAATAATGATATCCCTATGCAAGTCCTGCAATATAGACTTCCAAAGAATGGAAGATTACTCTGCTGCAATCGAAACAATTAACAAAGATTGCTCTATTATTGACATGCTTAATAGTAACCATGAAGAAGCACCTTCCTCACAAAAAGGTATTAATATTAAAGATCTAATATACAAGGGTAATTATTATTCCAGATTACATAGCATTGGATTATATGAACTTACTAATAAAACAGAAGGGAATAAGGAAAAAGATAGAGAAAACTGCTCTAAAGCATTGACCAAGCTAGGCTTTTCTGAGTCTAGAGCAAACAAAGATTTAATTCAATATCAAGCTAATACCAAAAAGATTAAAGAGGCTATAGAATTATTTAAGATAATAGACAATGAAGCTAAGAAGAGAAAGGAAGGCAATTAA
- a CDS encoding DUF4335 domain-containing protein, with translation MKISRKFTEGIARLDLEGIPDQSLGHDQNTIGILMNWRLDLIGLSVLEGKIENLVNLIYVISTYSRYCISGIYKPVNDESGSISLSNESNFHKLKLISTKSNIKPLTLELDDAELADLTKCLDKVTNDTNLAIQWNIPNSKKLFRSQLISNLYDPIRIIYPITGLAIFSLTVLLFYNYPRSIQPETTVGSSVLPSRSENKID, from the coding sequence ATGAAAATTAGTAGAAAATTTACAGAAGGAATAGCTAGATTAGATCTTGAAGGTATACCTGACCAATCATTGGGACATGATCAAAATACCATAGGAATTCTTATGAATTGGAGATTAGACTTGATAGGACTATCAGTTTTAGAAGGAAAGATTGAAAATTTGGTTAACCTGATTTATGTAATATCTACTTATTCTAGATATTGTATTTCAGGTATTTATAAGCCTGTAAATGATGAAAGCGGATCTATATCCTTATCCAATGAATCTAATTTTCATAAGCTTAAGCTAATTAGTACGAAAAGCAATATAAAGCCACTAACTTTAGAATTAGATGATGCTGAATTAGCTGACCTAACTAAATGCCTCGACAAGGTAACTAATGATACCAATTTGGCAATTCAATGGAATATTCCAAACTCCAAAAAGCTTTTTCGAAGTCAGTTAATAAGTAATTTATATGATCCTATCAGGATCATATACCCAATTACTGGTCTTGCTATATTCTCTCTCACAGTATTACTTTTTTACAATTATCCTCGATCAATTCAACCAGAGACCACAGTAGGCTCATCAGTTCTACCAAGTAGATCAGAAAATAAAATAGATTAA
- the clpP gene encoding ATP-dependent Clp endopeptidase proteolytic subunit ClpP, with protein MIPIVVEETGRGERAFDIYSRLLRERIVFLGQQVTNESAQRIVAQLLFLEAEDPDKDIFLYINSPGGSVYDGFGIFDTIQHIKPDVHTVCVGLAASMGAFLLCAGAKGKRSSLQHSRIMIHQPLGGARGQATDIRIQADEILFLKDKLNTELSNRTGQSLKKIAEDTDRDFYMSPSEAIQYGLIDNVLNQKPVSIL; from the coding sequence ATGATCCCAATAGTTGTAGAAGAAACTGGTCGTGGAGAAAGAGCCTTTGACATTTACTCGAGACTTTTAAGAGAAAGGATTGTTTTTTTAGGACAACAGGTTACTAATGAGTCTGCTCAGAGAATTGTGGCTCAGCTGCTTTTTCTTGAAGCTGAAGATCCTGATAAGGATATCTTCCTCTATATAAACTCTCCTGGAGGCTCTGTTTATGATGGTTTTGGTATCTTTGACACTATTCAACACATCAAACCAGACGTCCATACAGTTTGTGTTGGTTTAGCTGCAAGTATGGGAGCTTTCCTTTTATGTGCAGGAGCTAAAGGTAAAAGGAGCAGTCTTCAGCACTCAAGAATTATGATTCATCAGCCCTTGGGAGGAGCTAGGGGTCAGGCTACAGATATTCGAATTCAAGCGGATGAAATTCTTTTCTTAAAAGATAAGCTAAACACTGAATTATCTAACCGCACAGGTCAATCTTTGAAAAAGATTGCAGAAGACACAGATAGGGATTTTTATATGTCTCCTTCAGAAGCAATCCAATATGGCCTTATAGATAATGTTTTAAATCAAAAGCCTGTTAGCATCCTGTAA
- a CDS encoding FAD-dependent monooxygenase, whose translation MNLDLNAKVIGGGATGALLSLALCKEKLNVSIFENQTYESIISRDRVYAITHSSRRLFQKLNIWSEIREYLNPFNSLIIEDSIINKKFLLETKDLSIDSQKYNAIGWTIDHKELMNFLFNKLGNYPNIKLYFDCKQSFSDDNIGYDYYFAADGLSSLYRTKWNIKRHYFRYHQACVTFKIILRGDNLNQAYEIFKQDGPMAILPVKAGQYQIVLSSSLQKCEQIINLSTSRFFDYIAPLFPSHLEVDQLVNQPQSFPLCFSLARNLRKGNKFLLGESAHSLHPVGGQGLNLSIRDIDSIITMIYHDNKNNRKYHVKKINRDNYSCRRYIDIIVTSLLTDSLVRFFSNKNTVLTILRRLVFIFLIKFTYLRKIILSIMTDGILDIKL comes from the coding sequence ATGAATCTTGATCTAAATGCAAAGGTTATAGGAGGGGGAGCTACAGGTGCATTGCTTTCATTAGCACTCTGTAAAGAAAAATTAAACGTAAGTATTTTTGAGAATCAGACATATGAATCTATTATTTCTAGAGACAGAGTTTATGCTATAACTCATTCGTCAAGAAGATTATTTCAAAAACTAAATATCTGGTCAGAAATTAGAGAGTATTTAAACCCATTCAATAGTTTAATAATTGAAGACTCAATTATTAATAAAAAATTTTTACTAGAAACTAAGGACTTATCCATTGATAGTCAAAAATATAATGCTATTGGCTGGACGATAGATCACAAGGAACTCATGAATTTCCTTTTTAACAAGCTTGGTAATTATCCAAATATTAAACTATATTTTGATTGTAAACAATCATTTTCTGATGATAATATCGGATATGACTATTATTTTGCTGCTGATGGACTCTCGTCTTTATATAGAACAAAATGGAATATAAAACGCCATTATTTCAGATATCATCAAGCATGTGTTACCTTTAAAATAATTTTGAGAGGAGATAATCTCAATCAAGCATATGAAATCTTTAAACAAGATGGTCCAATGGCCATACTGCCCGTAAAAGCAGGGCAGTATCAAATAGTTTTGAGTTCATCATTACAAAAATGCGAACAAATAATAAATCTATCAACCTCTAGATTCTTCGATTATATTGCTCCATTATTTCCATCTCATTTGGAAGTAGATCAATTAGTCAATCAGCCTCAATCTTTTCCTTTGTGTTTTTCATTAGCTAGAAACTTACGCAAGGGTAATAAATTCCTACTTGGGGAATCAGCACATTCACTTCACCCTGTTGGTGGACAGGGCCTTAACCTTTCTATTAGAGATATTGATTCTATTATTACCATGATTTATCATGACAATAAAAATAATAGAAAATATCATGTAAAAAAAATTAATCGAGATAATTATTCATGTCGACGCTATATTGATATTATAGTAACATCATTATTGACTGATTCTTTAGTTAGATTCTTTTCAAATAAAAACACTGTCTTAACAATTTTACGCAGATTAGTATTTATTTTTCTTATTAAATTTACTTACCTTCGTAAAATTATACTATCTATTATGACAGATGGAATTTTAGACATTAAACTATAA
- a CDS encoding magnesium chelatase subunit H encodes MFTQVRSANRRVSPVEGQNHKFIMKIVYLVLEPQYQNSLTEAAKALNEQKGSVGIDLNGYLIEELRDESNFSDFKSDIAEADVFIGSLIFIEDLAQKVVEAVEPHRESLKAAVIFPSMPEVMRLNKLGSFSMAQLGQSKSLIGDFMKKRKEAGGAGFQDSMLKLLNTLPSILKYLPVEKAQDARNFILGFQYWLGGTPENLKNFFLLLADKYVFANIENESDLGIEVKEPEVFPDLGIWHPLASKMYEDLNDYLDWSKNRKDLSKKAREGPVIGLVLQRSHIVTGDDAHYVAVIQELEYRGATVIPVFCGGLDFSKPVKEFFYDQLETDNPLVDGVVSLTGFALVGGPARQDHPKAIEALKKLNRPYMVALPLVFQTTQEWEGSDLGLHPVQVALQIAIPELDGAIEPIVLSGRDDATGKAHTLQDRVDAIAQRAIKWSSLRIKPRSEKKLAITVFSFPPDKGNVGTAAYLNVFGSIFRVLEEMKSKGYDIQGLPTDAKGLMHKLINDPEALEGSPELTIAHRMSVNEYERLTPYSARLEENWGKPPGNLNSDGQNLLIYGCHFGNVFIGVQPTFGYEGDPMRLLYSKSASPHHGFAAYYTYLEKVWDADAVLHFGTHGSLEFMPGKQMGMSDTCYPDSLIGGLPNLYYYAANNPSEATIAKRRGYASTISYLTPPAENAGLYKGLKELSELVGSYQQLRENSRGIQIVNAIIETSKKCNLDKDVTLPDEDAATLSLEKRDSIVGAIYGQLMEIESRLLPCGLHTIGMPPTAEEAIASLVSIAALEREQEEIRSLPGLLAESIGKNIEDIYKGNNNGELFAVEMNKRITDTARSAVRAMVISLTGSDGRVSLNKSLITRLIEFLQILGLNFPSPWMNACQKNGFKNINVKELDKLFDYLRFCLNQICADKEMDSLLKALDGDYVLPGPGGDPIRNPNVLPSGKNIHALDPQSIPTAAAVASAKGVVDKLIEKQKEEQGDWPETIACVLWGTDNIKTYGESLAQILWFVGVKPKPDSVGRVNKLELIPLEELGRPRIDVVVNCSGVFRDLFINQMALIDQAVKMAAEAEEPIEENFVRKHSLAQSEAEGISIREASCRVFSNSSGSYSSNVNLAVENSTWEEENELQEMYLSRKTYAFNADNPGEMNQKREVFESVMKTADVTFQNLDSSEISLTDVSHYFDSDPTNLISKLRDDGKKPNSYIADTTTANAQVRSLSETIRLDSRTKLLNPKWYEGMLNSGYEGVREVSNRLNYTLGWSATSGQVDNFVYEESNETFINDPEMRKKLMELNPHSFRRIVGTLLEVNGRGYWDTSEENIEQLKELYQEVEDKIEGVDTD; translated from the coding sequence ATGTTTACACAGGTTCGCTCAGCAAATCGCAGAGTCTCTCCTGTTGAAGGGCAAAACCATAAATTTATAATGAAAATAGTTTACCTAGTTTTAGAACCTCAATACCAAAATTCTTTAACCGAAGCAGCCAAAGCACTTAATGAACAAAAAGGATCCGTAGGGATAGATCTAAATGGATATCTCATTGAAGAATTAAGAGATGAATCAAATTTTTCAGATTTCAAATCTGATATTGCAGAAGCAGATGTCTTTATTGGATCACTAATTTTTATAGAAGACCTAGCTCAAAAGGTCGTTGAAGCAGTTGAACCCCACAGAGAGAGTTTAAAAGCTGCTGTGATATTCCCATCAATGCCTGAAGTGATGAGGCTTAATAAACTTGGTTCCTTTTCTATGGCCCAATTAGGACAAAGCAAAAGCCTGATTGGTGATTTTATGAAAAAGAGGAAGGAAGCTGGTGGTGCAGGCTTCCAAGATTCAATGCTAAAGCTATTAAATACACTTCCATCCATACTTAAATATTTACCTGTTGAGAAAGCTCAAGATGCTAGAAACTTTATACTCGGCTTTCAATATTGGTTAGGAGGTACACCAGAGAATTTAAAAAATTTCTTCTTACTATTAGCAGACAAATATGTATTTGCAAATATTGAAAATGAATCTGATTTAGGCATTGAAGTTAAGGAACCAGAAGTATTTCCAGATCTAGGTATATGGCATCCTTTAGCCTCAAAAATGTATGAAGATTTAAATGATTATCTTGATTGGAGCAAAAATAGAAAAGATCTAAGTAAAAAAGCAAGGGAAGGTCCTGTTATAGGCTTAGTTCTTCAGAGAAGCCATATAGTGACTGGGGATGATGCACATTATGTGGCCGTAATCCAAGAGCTCGAATACAGAGGCGCAACAGTTATACCTGTTTTTTGTGGAGGCCTTGATTTTTCTAAACCAGTTAAAGAGTTTTTTTACGATCAATTAGAAACAGATAATCCATTGGTGGACGGAGTAGTATCTCTTACTGGCTTTGCATTAGTCGGCGGCCCTGCCAGACAAGATCATCCAAAAGCAATTGAAGCCCTGAAGAAATTAAATAGACCTTATATGGTTGCATTGCCTTTAGTATTCCAAACAACTCAAGAATGGGAAGGAAGCGATCTAGGCCTTCATCCAGTTCAAGTTGCTCTACAAATTGCAATTCCTGAACTTGATGGAGCAATTGAGCCTATTGTTTTATCTGGTAGAGATGACGCAACTGGAAAAGCTCATACACTTCAAGACAGAGTTGATGCAATTGCCCAAAGGGCTATTAAATGGTCGTCCTTAAGAATAAAACCAAGAAGTGAAAAGAAATTAGCAATCACAGTCTTTAGTTTTCCTCCAGACAAAGGAAATGTAGGAACAGCAGCTTATCTAAATGTATTTGGGTCTATCTTTAGAGTTCTCGAAGAAATGAAATCAAAAGGTTATGACATCCAAGGATTACCAACAGATGCTAAAGGATTAATGCATAAATTAATTAACGATCCAGAAGCACTTGAAGGCTCTCCTGAATTAACAATTGCTCATAGAATGAGTGTTAATGAATACGAGAGATTAACTCCTTATTCAGCGCGTTTAGAAGAAAATTGGGGAAAGCCTCCTGGGAACCTTAACAGTGATGGTCAAAACTTATTAATATATGGATGTCATTTTGGAAATGTATTTATAGGAGTTCAGCCAACATTTGGATATGAAGGAGATCCAATGAGATTACTTTATTCCAAAAGTGCAAGTCCTCATCATGGTTTTGCTGCTTATTACACCTATCTAGAAAAGGTCTGGGATGCCGATGCAGTACTTCATTTTGGTACACATGGATCATTAGAATTCATGCCAGGAAAACAAATGGGTATGAGTGATACTTGTTATCCAGATTCGTTAATTGGTGGTTTACCAAATCTCTATTACTACGCAGCAAATAACCCATCAGAAGCAACAATTGCAAAAAGGCGAGGATATGCTTCAACAATTAGTTATTTAACTCCGCCAGCAGAAAACGCAGGTTTATACAAAGGTCTAAAAGAATTAAGTGAATTAGTTGGATCGTATCAACAGTTAAGAGAAAATAGTAGAGGAATTCAGATAGTAAATGCCATTATAGAAACATCAAAAAAATGTAATCTTGACAAGGATGTAACGCTTCCAGATGAAGATGCAGCAACCTTAAGTTTGGAAAAACGAGACTCGATTGTTGGAGCAATATATGGACAGCTTATGGAAATAGAAAGCAGATTACTTCCTTGTGGTTTGCATACTATAGGAATGCCTCCAACTGCAGAGGAGGCAATAGCAAGTTTAGTAAGTATTGCAGCTTTGGAAAGAGAGCAAGAAGAAATAAGATCTCTTCCTGGTTTATTAGCTGAATCAATAGGAAAAAATATCGAAGATATTTATAAAGGCAATAACAATGGAGAATTATTCGCTGTTGAAATGAATAAAAGAATTACAGATACAGCTAGATCAGCTGTTAGAGCTATGGTTATTTCTTTAACAGGTTCAGATGGAAGAGTAAGTCTAAATAAAAGTCTAATAACTCGATTAATAGAATTTCTACAAATACTTGGATTAAACTTTCCTTCACCATGGATGAACGCATGCCAAAAGAATGGCTTTAAAAATATTAATGTTAAAGAATTAGATAAACTATTTGATTATCTTCGTTTCTGTCTTAATCAAATATGTGCCGACAAAGAAATGGATAGTCTATTAAAGGCTTTGGATGGAGACTATGTACTTCCAGGGCCAGGAGGAGACCCAATAAGAAATCCGAATGTTTTACCTAGTGGCAAAAATATTCATGCCTTAGATCCACAATCAATTCCAACTGCAGCTGCAGTTGCTTCAGCAAAAGGAGTTGTAGATAAACTAATTGAAAAGCAAAAAGAAGAGCAAGGAGATTGGCCGGAAACTATAGCTTGTGTACTTTGGGGAACTGATAATATAAAAACTTACGGTGAATCCCTTGCACAAATTCTTTGGTTTGTAGGAGTTAAACCAAAGCCGGATTCTGTAGGTAGAGTAAATAAACTAGAGTTAATACCTCTAGAAGAGCTTGGGAGACCACGGATAGATGTAGTAGTTAATTGCTCTGGAGTATTTAGAGATTTATTTATAAACCAAATGGCGCTAATAGATCAAGCCGTAAAAATGGCTGCTGAAGCTGAAGAACCAATTGAAGAAAACTTTGTAAGAAAACATTCACTTGCTCAGTCTGAAGCTGAAGGTATTTCTATTAGAGAAGCTTCATGCAGAGTATTTTCCAATTCAAGTGGAAGTTATAGTTCAAATGTAAACCTTGCAGTTGAAAACTCTACTTGGGAAGAAGAGAATGAACTTCAGGAGATGTACCTTTCTAGAAAAACATATGCATTTAATGCAGATAATCCTGGGGAAATGAATCAGAAAAGAGAAGTTTTTGAATCAGTTATGAAAACAGCAGATGTTACTTTTCAAAATCTTGATTCATCAGAAATATCTTTGACAGACGTGAGCCACTACTTTGATTCTGATCCAACAAACTTAATATCAAAGTTACGAGATGACGGCAAAAAGCCAAATAGCTATATAGCTGACACCACTACAGCAAATGCACAAGTTAGATCTTTAAGCGAAACAATTAGACTTGATTCAAGAACAAAGCTACTAAACCCTAAATGGTATGAAGGAATGCTTAACTCTGGTTATGAAGGAGTTAGAGAAGTATCCAATAGATTGAATTACACCTTGGGGTGGAGTGCTACTAGTGGTCAAGTGGATAACTTTGTATACGAAGAATCCAATGAAACATTTATAAATGATCCTGAAATGAGGAAAAAATTAATGGAGCTTAATCCTCATAGTTTTAGAAGAATTGTTGGAACACTTCTAGAAGTTAATGGTAGGGGTTATTGGGATACGTCTGAAGAGAATATAGAACAACTTAAAGAGTTATACCAAGAAGTCGAAGATAAAATTGAAGGTGTAGATACTGATTAA
- a CDS encoding DUF3038 domain-containing protein: MTSLITHNFLGFQTSKVRRALEKIDLLFLAIEAIDINASQSFDFASRKLDLLTVFPNSIEIWKSRCHNPIRRSARNSSISTESFNALLVLLSSMTGQLYPQIRVLLSTRGYDPMNDIKFEQFRTRFSELISERMNLRRGAVRKYLNKAETSKTFHRKLLMILALSSGPGGLYRLSSSIFDPLNAML, from the coding sequence ATGACTTCACTAATCACACATAATTTCTTGGGATTCCAAACTTCTAAAGTACGTAGAGCCTTAGAAAAGATCGATTTACTCTTCTTGGCTATTGAAGCAATAGATATTAACGCTTCACAATCTTTTGACTTTGCATCAAGAAAGCTTGATCTATTAACTGTCTTTCCTAACTCTATTGAGATCTGGAAATCAAGATGCCACAATCCTATTCGTAGATCAGCTAGAAATTCTTCTATATCAACAGAATCTTTTAATGCCTTATTAGTCCTTCTTTCGTCTATGACGGGTCAACTCTATCCACAGATACGAGTTCTTTTGTCAACAAGAGGATATGACCCAATGAATGATATTAAATTCGAGCAATTTAGAACAAGGTTTTCTGAATTGATTTCTGAAAGGATGAATTTAAGAAGAGGAGCCGTAAGGAAATACCTTAACAAGGCTGAGACTTCAAAAACTTTTCACCGTAAACTATTAATGATCTTAGCTCTTTCCTCTGGTCCAGGTGGATTATATCGCCTTTCCTCTAGTATATTTGATCCTTTGAATGCTATGCTATAA
- the petN gene encoding cytochrome b6-f complex subunit PetN, translating into MLFTFAWASLAAIFTFSIAMVVWGRNGDGSIDI; encoded by the coding sequence ATGCTTTTTACTTTTGCTTGGGCCTCACTGGCCGCAATATTTACATTTTCAATAGCTATGGTTGTCTGGGGAAGAAATGGTGATGGATCAATTGATATATAA